Below is a window of Clostridium sp. JN-1 DNA.
CAGGTTCTGAAGTTACTAATGTATCAATAGCTGAAATAAAACAAAAACATACAAAGATGGGACTTGCAGTAGATGAATTATATGCTAACTATGCTGTGTTGATTCCTGAATTAGTAAAAGGACTTCCATTTAAATTTTTCGTAACAAGTTCTGTTGATGCATTAATTCATGCTATAGAATCTTACGTTTCACCAAAAGCTAATGTTTACACAGAATTATTTAGCGTAAGAGCTATGGAACTAATTTTAAATGGATACATGCAAATACTTGAAAAGGGTGAAAACTATAGAACTGAAATTATTGAAGACTTTGTTATAGGAAGTAACTATGCAGGTATAGCTTTTGGAAATGCAGGAGTAGGTGCTGTACATGCAATGTCTTATCCTTTAGGAGGAAGCTATCACGTTCCTCATGGTGAAGCAAATTATCAAATGTTTACTGAAGTATTTAAAACATATAATAAAAAGAATCCAAACGGAAAAATTAAAGAAGTAAATAAGATTTTAGCTAATATATTAAACTGTGATGTATCAAATGTATATGAAAGCTTATCAGAAGTTTTAGATAGATTATTAACTAGAAAACCATTAAGAGAATATGGAATGAAAAAAGACGAAATAGAAACTTTCACAGACAGTGTAATATCAGGTCAGCAAAGATTATTGGTAAACAATTATGTTCCACTTTCAAGAGAAGATATGATAACTATATATAGTAATTTATATTAATACAATTAAACTTTATTTTAATGCTGTAAACTGTATAATAAATACCATTATTTATCTCATGTTGACAAGAACACCATTGATCGTCTTATGATTTAAATAATGGTGTACTTTTATATATTATTCAAAAAGCATATTATAGTATCTCCCTATCTTACTATCTACATCCTCAAGACTAATATATTTTGCTTCTCTAATTGTTTCTTTACCTTCAATAAATAAAAGAATAGCAGGTATAGTAAATATATTATAAGCAGCTGAGACTTCAAGAGATTTTTCTATATCTACTTGTGTACTTTTAATTTTCGGATAATCTTTAAGAAGCTCTTCTATCTTTGGTTTCATAGCAGCGCATACATTACAATTATTGCTGCCAAAGTACACCAAAACTATTTCATTATTCTTTAGTAATTCTTTTATATCTTCATTTGTATCCATTACCTTCAAAATATACACCTCTTAAATTGTTTTACGTTATTTATTAATAATTCAATTATAGTCTTATAAACAGCTTCCGGAACATATTTATTGACATTTCCTTCTTTATCAATTATGAATGCTGTTCAAAGAGTCAGTGTAAGTTAAGCTGCAAACTAGAAATCCTATATTATTAACTAGTAGATTTGCAATTCTCTGAGAATTCTAGAGATATTTTCAGATGTAGTTATATATTTAACAAGTATTTGCCTTTAACAGTATAATTTAGGTAAATAAATTTTAAAATCAATTTTGAATAAATAGAAAAATAGTAATATAATTCAATTAAATAGATGATTGTTATACTAAAGTAATTGCGTATTTTTTTACTTATAGTTGTATTTTTTTTAACAATTATAAATGGACAATTGTTCTTTAATTTTATGTATCAATTATATAATTATGAAAGGATGATAATATGAGTTGGGAAGAACTATACAAAGATAAGATTGTAAGCGCAGAGGAAGCTGTATCTAAAATAAAATCAAATGATAGAGTAGTTGTTGGACATGCCGTTGGAGAACCTTCAACACTTAT
It encodes the following:
- a CDS encoding 4-hydroxybutyrate dehydrogenase codes for the protein MKLLQVKPQIFKFENCKDFADFFNIGEGDFILTNDYIYTPFMGSFNLKADVVFQEKYGAGEPSDEMINSIIKTMKGKKYKRIIAIGGGTVIDICKILSLKNTGNAVDLYEKKVPIVKDKELIIVPTTCGTGSEVTNVSIAEIKQKHTKMGLAVDELYANYAVLIPELVKGLPFKFFVTSSVDALIHAIESYVSPKANVYTELFSVRAMELILNGYMQILEKGENYRTEIIEDFVIGSNYAGIAFGNAGVGAVHAMSYPLGGSYHVPHGEANYQMFTEVFKTYNKKNPNGKIKEVNKILANILNCDVSNVYESLSEVLDRLLTRKPLREYGMKKDEIETFTDSVISGQQRLLVNNYVPLSREDMITIYSNLY
- a CDS encoding thioredoxin family protein; amino-acid sequence: MDTNEDIKELLKNNEIVLVYFGSNNCNVCAAMKPKIEELLKDYPKIKSTQVDIEKSLEVSAAYNIFTIPAILLFIEGKETIREAKYISLEDVDSKIGRYYNMLFE